Within Labilithrix sp., the genomic segment GCGCCGACGAGAGGCATTCGCGACATCGCGGTCATGCTCGGGAGATCGGCGGCGAGCGCCTTCCACGCGACGACCGCGAGGAGCGCGATGCGGAGGACCGCGACGAACGTCTCGAGGCCCTGCTTCTTGACGTCGAAGAGGCGCTTGAAACCGTTCACCGGGTTCAGCTTGTCGACCTTCGGCATCAGGAGCTCGCCGAAGAGCTGGCCGCGCGTCTGGACGAGCGACATCGCGACGGAGGACGTCATCGCCGCCCCGACCGCGACGCCCGCGAGCGCGAGGAGGCTCGTCGCGGCGGCGGAGAAGACCGGGCCGACGCCCGCGCGCTCGATCGCGCCGAGGTCGCCGAGGGTCGATTGGAACATCGTGCGCGTCGTGTCCCAGAGGCGGCTCTGCGAGCCCGAGAGGACGAGGAGGACCGCGCCCGTCGCGACGACGCCGCCGAGGTCGCGCGCGCGGGCGATCCGGCCTTGCTTGCGGAACTCCTCCCTCCGCGCGTCGGTCGGATCTAGGGTCCGCTCGCTGTCGTCGCTCACGGCGAGGTCCCCGTCGCGACGCCGAGGACCTGCTCGATGCGCGGCGCCTCGTTCTGCATCTCGGCGGCGAGGCCCGCCGCCGTGTCGTCCATCGCGCCCATGATCGTGAGGACCGCGGCCGCGACGCTGATGCCCGCGCCGATGCTGAAGACCTGGAGCGAAGGCGAGGCGCGCGACACGAGCGCGAGCGCGAGCTGCACCACGAGCGCCACGCCCATGACCGGGAGCGAGAGCCGCACGCCCGCCTCCACCGCCTGCGAGACGAAGCCGACGAACGAAGGCGCCGTCGCGCCGATGTCCACCGTCTGGCCGATCGGGACGACGCGGAACGACTCGAGGAGATAGCCCAGCGCGACGCGATGCGCGCCGCAGGCGAGGAAGAGGAGCATCGCGAGGAGCGTCATCACGCGCGCCGGGACCGGATCCTCGGTGCCCATCGCCGGATCGAAGACCGCGCCCATCGTGAGGCCCGTCGACTGCGCGAACGACGAGCCCAGGATCTCGGCGGCCGAATACGTGACGCGGACGGTGAAGCCGATGAGGAGACCCACGCCGAGCTCGCACGGGACCAGACCGACGAGCGAGCCGTCGAGCCGAAGCGACGGCAGGTACGGCTGGCCCGCGCGCACCACCCACGCGAGGAGCAAGACGAGACCGACCTTCACCTGCGTTGGCGTGCTCTTGCCCGGAAACGGCGAGACGAGGACGAACCCCGCGAGCCGCGCGATCGCGAGCACGAGCGCCGCGGCCTCGGCCGTGATGATGTTCGCGAGCGGATCCATGCGGAGCGAGCGGCGAGGCTCAGTGCACGACGGACTCGATCGAGCCGAGCGAGCGCGTCGTGTAGTCGATGAGCTTGTTCGCGAGCACCGGGCCGAGGAGGACGAGGACGCCCACCACCGCGATGACCTTCACGACGAACGCCACGCTCTGCTCGTTGATCTGGAGGACCGTCTGCGCGACGCCGACGAGGAGGCCCGCGACGAGCGTGATGGCGAGCACCGGGCCGGCCACCCACATGACGGTCTGGAAGAGGCCGAGGATGGTCGCGAGCGCTTGGTCCGAGCTCATGGAGCGCTGAAGCTCCGAAGCAAGGACCCGACCAGGAGATGCCAGCCGTCCACGACGACGAAGAGCAGCAGCTTCAGCGGCAGCGAGATGGAGGCCGGCGGCACCATCATCATGCCCATCGCCATCAAGATCGCGGCGACCGCCAAATCGATGACGAGGAACGGGAGGAGCACGAGCACGCCCATCTGGAAGGCGGTCGTGAGCTCGCTCACGACGAAGGCCGGCGACGCGATGCGCATCGGCACCTCTTCTTCCGTCTGCGGCAGCGGCGCGTGCGACGCCTCGTAGAAGAGCGCGAGGTCGGCCTCACGCGTCTGCCGCAACATGAAGCTCCGGAGCGGGACCGCCGCGCGCTCCATCGCCTCCGCGTCGGAGATCCGGCCCGCCGCGTACGGCGTGTAGGCCTCGTCGAAGACCTGCTTCGTAACCGGCGCCATCGTGAACATCGTGAGGAACAGCGCGAGGCCGACGAGGACCTGACTCGGCGGAGACTGCTGCGCGCCGATCCCCTGCTTCACGAACCCGAGCACGACCACGATGCGCGTGAACGACGTCATCGTGAGGACGATGGCGGGGAGGAGCGAGAGCAGCGTGAGGATCGCGAGGATCTTCAGCTGCGGCGCGAGACCCGGACCGTTCGTCGCGGTCGCGTTGAGGAGATCGTTCACCAGTCACCGAGCTTCGTCACGCTGCGATCGTCCACGCTCTCCTGGAGCGAGAGGAGGAGCCCCTTCGCCTGCCCCGGCACGCGCGCCCTCGGCTGCTGCACGCGGCGCGGAGCGGTCATCACCGGCCGCGACTCCGCGGGAGCCGGAGGAGCCAGAGGAGCCGGAGCGAGAGCGGCCTTCTTCTTCCGCGCCTCGAGGAGCGAGCGCACGCGGTCGCTGAGCTCCTCGACCTCCTCCTCGGCGTCCTCGCGCATGTAGGCCTCTTCGCCCATGAGCGGGCTCTCCTCGCCGACCACACCTTCCGGCGTCTGGAGGACCGCGAGCGTCTGCATCGAGCCCGGCGTCATGCCGACGAGGAGACGCGTGCCCTCGACGTCGACGACGAGGAGCTCGTTGCGGACGCCGATCGAGGTGCGACCGAGGACGTCGATCGACGAGCGCTTCTTCGTCTTCGAAGACGTGAGGCCGCCCCTCTTCTTCTTGAGCCAGAGGCCCGCCGCCACCACGACGACGCCGCCGGCGAGGAGCTTGTAGCCGAAGGGCGTGCCCTCGTTCGTCGGGGCGAGGTTGAGGGGCTTCTGCGGGCGGACCTGGAGCGGCGTCGATGCC encodes:
- a CDS encoding EscU/YscU/HrcU family type III secretion system export apparatus switch protein, giving the protein MSDDSERTLDPTDARREEFRKQGRIARARDLGGVVATGAVLLVLSGSQSRLWDTTRTMFQSTLGDLGAIERAGVGPVFSAAATSLLALAGVAVGAAMTSSVAMSLVQTRGQLFGELLMPKVDKLNPVNGFKRLFDVKKQGLETFVAVLRIALLAVVAWKALAADLPSMTAMSRMPLVGAIPLLLSALGRTAAYCTATLLIVAAVDFAQSWFTLSKEMKMTRKEREDESKQSEGDQKAKHKIRAKGRANLKKLQMKAVKQADVIVTNPTHVAVALRYGPKDPAPVVLAKGHDDIALRIRAEARKHGIPIMENRRLARALDAEVQVGRPVPAAHFAAVARVLAFVYKLRAQRKPKRT
- a CDS encoding flagellar biosynthetic protein FliR, whose translation is MDPLANIITAEAAALVLAIARLAGFVLVSPFPGKSTPTQVKVGLVLLLAWVVRAGQPYLPSLRLDGSLVGLVPCELGVGLLIGFTVRVTYSAAEILGSSFAQSTGLTMGAVFDPAMGTEDPVPARVMTLLAMLLFLACGAHRVALGYLLESFRVVPIGQTVDIGATAPSFVGFVSQAVEAGVRLSLPVMGVALVVQLALALVSRASPSLQVFSIGAGISVAAAVLTIMGAMDDTAAGLAAEMQNEAPRIEQVLGVATGTSP
- a CDS encoding flagellar biosynthetic protein FliQ, with the protein product MSSDQALATILGLFQTVMWVAGPVLAITLVAGLLVGVAQTVLQINEQSVAFVVKVIAVVGVLVLLGPVLANKLIDYTTRSLGSIESVVH
- the fliP gene encoding flagellar type III secretion system pore protein FliP (The bacterial flagellar biogenesis protein FliP forms a type III secretion system (T3SS)-type pore required for flagellar assembly.) → MNDLLNATATNGPGLAPQLKILAILTLLSLLPAIVLTMTSFTRIVVVLGFVKQGIGAQQSPPSQVLVGLALFLTMFTMAPVTKQVFDEAYTPYAAGRISDAEAMERAAVPLRSFMLRQTREADLALFYEASHAPLPQTEEEVPMRIASPAFVVSELTTAFQMGVLVLLPFLVIDLAVAAILMAMGMMMVPPASISLPLKLLLFVVVDGWHLLVGSLLRSFSAP
- a CDS encoding flagellar biosynthetic protein FliO, with product MRKLALAVATVIAVTAATVSTAFADEPTPAPAASTPLQVRPQKPLNLAPTNEGTPFGYKLLAGGVVVVAAGLWLKKKRGGLTSSKTKKRSSIDVLGRTSIGVRNELLVVDVEGTRLLVGMTPGSMQTLAVLQTPEGVVGEESPLMGEEAYMREDAEEEVEELSDRVRSLLEARKKKAALAPAPLAPPAPAESRPVMTAPRRVQQPRARVPGQAKGLLLSLQESVDDRSVTKLGDW